A DNA window from Pleuronectes platessa chromosome 19, fPlePla1.1, whole genome shotgun sequence contains the following coding sequences:
- the LOC128424608 gene encoding protein SET, whose product MSTSSAKVSRKENSNHDGADETSEKEQQEAIEHIDEVQNEIDRLNEQASEEILKVEQQFNKLRQPYFQKRSELIAKIPNFWVTTFVNHPQVSALLGEEDEEALHYLSRVEVTEFEDIKSGYRIDFYFDENPYFENKALSKEFNVNESGDPVSKSTEIKWKAGKDLTKRAGQTPNKAGKKRQHEEPESFFTWFTDHSDAGADELGEVIKDDIWPNPLQYYLVPDMEDEDGDGDDDDDEEEGLEDIDEGEEEEGEDEDEDGDGEDGEDDGDED is encoded by the exons ATGTCGACCTCATCGGCGAAAGTCAGCCGGAAGGAGAATTCAAACCACGACGGAGCGGACGAGACCTCCG aaaaagagcagcaggaagcgATCGAACACATCGACGAGGTCCAGAACGAAATCGACAG ACTGAACGAACAGGCGAGTGAAGAAATTTTAAAAGTAGAGCAGCAATTCAACAAATTACGCCAGCCATACTTCCAGAAGAGATCAGAACTCATAGCCAAGATACCCAACTTCTGGGTCACAACATTCGTCAACCACCCACAAG TTTCAGCTCTTCTCggcgaggaggacgaggaagcgCTTCACTACCTGTCGAGGGTGGAGGTCACCGAGTTCGAGGACATCAAGTCGGGATACAGAATAGATTTT TATTTCGATGAGAACCCGTACTTCGAGAACAAAGCCCTCTCCAAAGAGTTTAACGTGAACGAGAGCGGAGACCCGGTCTCCAAGTCGACTGAGATCAAATGGAAAGCTGGAAAg GACCTGACGAAGCGTGCCGGTCAGACGCCAAACAAAGCTGGAAAGAAGCGGCAGCACGAGGAGCCGGAGAGCTTCTTCACCTGGTTCACCGACCACTCGGACGCCGGCGCTGACGAGCTGGGAGAAGTGATCAAGGACGACATCTGGCCCAACCCGCTGCAGTACTACCTG GTCCCCGACATGGAGGACGAGGACGGTGACGGCGATGACGAcgacgatgaagaggagggtctGGAAGACATTgacgagggggaggaggaggaaggtgaagatgaggatgaagatggtgatggagaagatggagag GACGATGGTGA